The following coding sequences lie in one Rutidosis leptorrhynchoides isolate AG116_Rl617_1_P2 chromosome 4, CSIRO_AGI_Rlap_v1, whole genome shotgun sequence genomic window:
- the LOC139845571 gene encoding uncharacterized protein, protein MADAAAIMDAVGSRFRDLELIGRGSFGDVYKGFDKEINKEVAIKVIDLEESEDEIEDIQKEIAVLQQCRSQYITEYYGSYLHQTKLYIIMEYMAGGSVADLIQPNQPLDEMSIACILRDLLHAIEYLHNEGKIHRDIKAANILLTANGDVKVADFGVSAQLTRTISRRKTFVGTPFWMAPEVIQNSDGYNEKADIWSLGITAIEMAKGEPPLADLHPMRVLFIIPRENPPQLDEHFSRPMKEFVSLCLNKVPAERPSAKELLKHRFIKNAKKNPRLLERIRERPKFQIKENGESPGKGTQAFGEGSNTIKVTRESRVEETVRASGQGKTMKSAGWDFSIGGSGSTGTVRSAVRPPQIRDRKIDTQATQKRNIETGTRRFSEASRQDVKQDYCKGDEDMSMDGTGTVVVRSPRAQTSSVFNDQSTMSSSTFSSVEDASISGTFVYRGPHDESDSPRTQKSRLGIQEKTSSASHEDSALNLAEAKAAIQEGMKKGHAKDRSALKKVNKGVQESRKTEKSTNSTDSSRHSSDYYDAIKAFPKPRQASSDEEDGARTSASSASAPLSILIVPSLKEAVADDLEASVVRSVINSLMEMEYTKPGSCEFLLTRMLHRLASSKEPALKDVQDVAIRGFSKGKNVIEPENVNAEAVESKKKQQEKEGQSDANLSPLARFLLSRWQGQVSRDLNST, encoded by the exons ATGGCAGATGCAGCAGCTATTATGGATGCTGTCGGATCTCGATTTCGCGATTTGGAACTCATTGGAAGAGGATCCTTTGGTGATGTTTATAAGGG ATTTGATAAGGAAATCAACAAGGAGGTTGCTATTAAAGTTATCGATTTGGAAGAATC AGAAGATGAAATTGAAGACATTCAGAAG GAAATAGCAGTTCTGCAGCAATGTCGGTCTCAATATATTACAGAATACTACGGCTCATATCTTCACCAAACAAAACTTTATATAATAATGGAGTACATGGCTGGTGGCTCCGTTGCTGATTTA ATTCAACCAAATCAACCGTTGGATGAGATGTCTATTGCTTGCATTTTACGTGACTTGCTGCATGCCATTGAATATCTCCATAATGAAGGGAAGATCCACAGAGATATTAAAG CTGCAAACATTTTGTTGACCGCAAATGGTGATGTTAAG GTTGCCGACTTTGGTGTGTCTGCACAGCTAACTCGCACTATATCTCGAAGAAAG ACTTTTGTAGGAACTCCATTTTGGATGGCGCCTGAAGTGATTCAGAACTCTGATGGTTATAATGAGAAG GCAGATATTTGGTCTTTAGGAATAACTGCAATTGAGATGGCCAAGGGGGAGCCTCCACTTGCCGATCTTCACCCAATGAGAGTTCTCTTCATCATACCTAGAGAAAACCCGCCCCAG CTGGATGAACATTTTTCCCGGCCTATGAAAGAATTTGTTTCATTGTGCTTAAATAAAGTGCCGGCTGAG AGACCGAGTGCAAAGGAACTTCTGAAACACCGATTTATTAAGAATGCTAAGAAGAATCCTAGACTCCTCGAAAGAATCAG AGAACGACCAAAGTTCCAAATCAAAGAGAATGGGGAATCACCTGGAAAGGGTACACAAGCCTTCGGGGAAGGCTCTAATACCATTAAGGTTACCAGGGAATCAAGAGTGGAAGAAACTGTTCGAGCCAG TGGGCAGGGCAAAACTATGAAAAGTGCTGGATGGGATTTCAGTATTGGTGGGTCCGGAAGTACGGGAACAGTTAGAAGTGCTGTAAGACCACCTCAAATTAGAGACCGGAAAATCGACACTCAAGCAACCCAAAAGAGAAATATTGAAACTGGTACCAGGCGCTTTTCGGAAGCTTCCAGACAAGACGTAAAACAAGATTATTGCAAAGGTGATGAAGACATGTCTATGGATGGAACGGGAACCGTTGTTGTGCGATCTCCAAGAGCGCAAACATCATCGGTTTTCAATGATCAAAGTACCATG TCGAGTAGCACCTTTAGTTCTGTTGAAGATGCTTCCATTAGTGGCACTTTTGTCTACCGTGGCCCACATGATGAGTCAGATTCTCCTCGTACCCAAAAGTCAAGACTGGGAATTCAAGAGAAAACATCAAGTGCTTCACATGAAGATAGTGCATTAAACCTCGCAGAG GCAAAGGCTGCAATTCAAGAAGGGATGAAGAAAGGACATGCAAAAGACCGGTCTGCTTTAAAGAAGGTCAACAAAGGTGTCCAAGAAAGTAGAAAAACAGAGAAATCAACAAACAGCACAGATTCTTCAAG GCATTCAAGTGACTATTATGATGCAATAAAAGCATTTCCTAAACCTCGGCAAGCAAGTAGCGATGAAGAAGATGGTGCCAGAACATCTGCATCGTCAGCATCTGCCCCACTGTCTATTCTGATAGTCCCTTCATTAAAAGAG GCAGTTGCGGATGATTTGGAGGCATCTGTGGTTCGGTCAGTGATAAATTCTTTAATGGAAATGGAATACACTAAGCCTGGGTCTTGTGAGTTTCTTTTGACAAGAATGCTTCACCGATTAGCAAG TTCAAAGGAACCTGCATTAAAGGATGTGCAAGATGTGGCAATACGTGGATTCTCCAAGGGTAAAAATGTAATTGAGCCAGAAAATGTAAATGCAGAAGCAGTAGAGAGCAAAAAGAAGCAACAGGAGAAAGAGGGTCAGTCTGATGCAAACTTAAGCCCACTTGCAAGATTTTTGCTTTCAAG ATGGCAAGGCCAAGTTTCGCGAGATCTCAACTCAACTTAG